A stretch of DNA from Cryptococcus neoformans var. neoformans JEC21 chromosome 13 sequence:
tcgtttcctcttccccttcgtTTCCCAGATTGTGCCTTTCTGCAATATCTCCCTGCACACCCATCCACCCGCACTTCCTATCACTCGCTGGTAATCGGTCCGCCGATGCAATCACCCGCCCACCCCATCTACCACTCGCTTTCGCTCACAAACTCACTTGGGatacctcatcctcaacaccTTTGgcctctctccctcctgGAACAACAACTTGGTCTCCGCGGCCTCCTTTGTCAACTCCAAATGCTTCTCATTCCTCTGTGACCACACTTCGGCCTTTTCCGTCTGCTTGGCAAACCATCTCGTCAAAGCTGGAAGCGTCTCATCCTTGCGGGCGGCCGCGAACGCTTCAGGATcgagagaaggggatgCGGGCTTGtcggaaggggaagggaggtAAGGGTAGATGAGGATCGAGgcggtgaggatgatgaatgcGTTGCGCCAGGAAGGTGTGAAGAAGGCTAACAGAGTGATGAGCTATCGCACACTGCCGGGAGCAACGTCGACCTACACTCGTTGGTATAAGCGTCACTCTGGTCCTCGGCGCCGTGGTGGTCGCTGTGGGCTGCTCTCCTGGGTGCCGAGGTGGCGATACCCCTGGCGGCGTTGAGGGTGGTGGCGTGTCGGAAGAGAGGCCTGAGTGACATTTCTACGATTTCCCGAGAGACGAGTACGAGGAGTATGTGGGATGAGAGATCCATCACCGCTGATAGGCCGAATCACTTACCGCGGCGTTACGCGGTGCTCTGCGGTGTGGCGGCGGCACTGAGATTTGGTTCCGCGGATTGTACGCGTCGCGGGTGTCTGTGCACACTCATTTCGACGCGTACAAGGGGATTCCACACTCCCCCTCGACTGCTTGAAAACAGCCCCGAACCGGATTCGCGGCACAGCGCAACAGCCCAGGATGGCCATGCAGAGTATCAAATGTACGTCGTTCCCTTCTCCCGCCGCTCAGCGCTGACTGTCCCACCCAGGCGTCGTCGTCGGTGACGGCGCCGTCGGAAAGGTACATTATCATCCCATCCCTCTCAATCCGCTACGCCATACTAACCGCAGCGACGGCGTGGATAGACATGTCTCTTGATTTCATACACCACCAACTCATTCCCCGGGGAATACGTCCCGACTGTGTTTGACAATTACTCTGCCAGCGTACTCGTTGATGGCCGGCCGGTCAGTCTGGGATTATGGGATACTGCCGGGCAGGAAGACTATGAGTGCGTTTTcccgtctctcttcttctcttcttctgcttttgCACCTATTATTTATCCCTTCTTTCGCACTGTCCTTCTTTACgtccctttcttcatctccttgatGTGTGACGCGTGAACAAAAAGTGGCTGACATCACCCCCCATTCCACCTTTCCCACCACTCGAAACAGCCGACTAAGACCACTATCCTACCCACAGACCGATGTATTCCTCGTCTGCTTCTCAATCGTCTCTCCACCAAGTTTCGAAAATGTCAAAACGGTAAGTCATTGGAGTCTTGGATTTTATGGATTCTGGAGGAATCGGACGCGTCTGGAACCGT
This window harbors:
- a CDS encoding expressed protein — its product is MSLRPLFRHATTLNAARGIATSAPRRAAHSDHHGAEDQSDAYTNESFFTPSWRNAFIILTASILIYPYLPSPSDKPASPSLDPEAFAAARKDETLPALTRWFAKQTEKAEVWSQRNEKHLELTKEAAETKLLFQEGERPKVLRMRYPNSFEQASPHSIAVGSQADLSDLKVRPAQ